The following nucleotide sequence is from Alkalihalobacillus sp. LMS39.
GAAAATCGCAAGGAATCGATTAACAAAGAACATGCCTCCACGTGAAGTATCGAAATTTGCATATCCAAAAATATAAACAAAAATTAAAATGAACATTGTTCCAGTCGCTAGGCCTAATCGCCAAATTATTTTTTTGTTTAGCTGGGCAAAAGCGAATAGAGAAGCGACACAAAAAAAATAAATGACTGTTGCAAAAAAATCAGGTAACATGAAGTATAAAAAAATGGGAAAGCATATCAGTCCAAAATAGGACATTTGCTTCTTCCAACTTGTTATGTCATTGACTTTATAACAAAGCCCAGAAAATGCTAAGAAAAATAAAAAGAATGAAATAGGCGTTATTGAAATCTTGAAGCCTCCTATTGTAAGCCACTTTAATGCTCCCATTGTAGTGCTACCAAAGACTAAAGTGACTAAAAGTAAAACGATTCCACTTGTATAAAATAACCCCCACCATTTTTGTAGCCTTCGATAATCGAAAAATAGAAACATTACGATAATTAAAAGACCGATAGTAAACAAACTGAGCTGTTTGATGATTAACGTAGAGGTGGATAATATTATAGTCTCCTCATCAAGATTCAATATTGGGAGAAAACTGATGACAGCGATTATTGTATATAAAAGAATGAGAACCCAATCCATTTTTGGCCGATGTAATTGATTTAAATTATCTCCTATCGTAAATGGATTTCCCATTTCCTCTAGCGCTTTTTCGTCTGCTTCCTCTTTTGTCATGTCCAGCTTTTGAAAAGACTGGCTTAGTTGTACGAGATGAGAAGTGAGTTCTTTTTTTATCATGCCGTGAGCTTCTGACGCTTTCACTCGGGACGTTACATTATTAAGAAACTCTTCGTACGGAGAGGAAGATTTCATCTAGATGATGCCTCCTCTAGTAAATGTGAAAGAGAGACTTGGCTAACAGAGGAATGTTCTTTATACGTAGCTAATAGTTTTTTTCCTTTTTTCGTTAACGCATAATATTTCTTTTCTTCCGTCCATTTTGACGTTAACACTCCTTTATTTTCAAGTAGATGAAGAAGGGTATAAAGCTGACCTTCTCTTTTTTGAAAGCTGAGCTCATTTCTTGAAATAAGATAAGTAGAAATATCATAACCATCCTTTTCATGATGCTGAAGAGAATCTAACAGAGCTACTAGTGTCTCTTCTTTCCAAGATGAAAGCTTTTGTAGCTGTTTGGATCGAATCATTTCTTTTACGGCAGCTTTTCGTTCTTCAGGAAAAGACATGTTGTTAAAAACCGATTGTTTCATCGATTGTTTCAAGTCACGAAATGGATCGCTCATTAGTATGCCTCCTTTTTCATCTCGTTTTTTAATAATTCTTTGGCTCGCTTTAATCGCGTTTTTATTGTATTTAAGTTAACTCCTGACACGTTGCTAATCTCTACTAATGATAGTTCTTCATAATAATGGAGAAAAACGATTTCCCTATATTTGATAGGTAGCCGCATTACCGCCTTTGTTACGTTATCCTCTTCACTTTTTGCAATAACTTCTTCCTCGATATTTTTCGATTTAGAAGGAAGAGCATGAATGATTTTTTCGTTAAGCGTAATTTTTCGATAATGCCAGCTTTTCACATAGTCCTTACAATGATTAATTGCAATACGATATGCCCATGTTTTGAGGGAAGAGTGTTGATGAAACTGATGAGATTTTTCATAACATTTCAGAATGATCTCTTGTGTCAAATCTTCAGCTGTTGTACGATTTTTTACATATGTATATACGAGGTGTAAAAGCCCATCACTATATTCGTTTATGAGGTGGTCTATCATTACTTCTTTATCTATACTTTCCGTCGTTACTGCTACTTGTTCTAGTTCATTCATCTATAGATCACCCCTTTCATAATATTAGACGAAGCAAAGGTCATTTCGGTTTTAATAAATTTATTTACGGAAGGAAGGATGGTCATGAGAAAAGGTCAAATTATTGCATTTGGAGGTGGTGGATTTTCGATGGAGCCTGAAAATCCATTACTTGACGAGTATATTTTAAGGCAATCGAACGTTGATAACCCGAAAATATGTTTTTTACCAACAGCAAGTGGAGATTCGAAAGATTATATTTCAAGATTTTATTCGTTTTTTGAAAAGCAACCATGTCAACCTTCACACTTATCATTGTTTAACCCGCCAACAAGAGATATAGAGAAGTTCCTCTTAGACAAGGATATCATTTATGTAGGAGGTGGAAATACGAAAAATCTACTAGCACTTTGGAAAGAATGGAGCATAGATTCGATCTTAAAGAAAGTATGGGAAGAAGGAGGGGTACTAGCGGGTATTAGTGCGGGTTCGATTTGTTGGTTTGAAGAAGGAGTAACAGACTCTTTTGGGGACGGACTAGAACCGATGAAATGTTTAGGGTTCTTAAAAGGCAGTAATTGTCCTCATTACGATGGTGAGCTGGAAAGAAGGCAGGCATTTCAGAGTTTTGTTCTATCGAGAAAAATGAAAGCAGGAATTGCAACAGATGATGGTGTAGCAGTTCATTTTATAGGAGAAGAAATGAAGAAGATTGTCAGTTCAAGACCTCATGCGAAGGCGTATTGGGTAGAAAACGACAGTAACAAGATAGAAACGATACTTGTGCCGGTGTTTTTAGGAGATAAAGACATATGACTGTACCGATTGTTTGTTAGCTGAGTAGTTTGTTATACATATTTGTCATTCTTTTCAATAATCTATATCATAAATAGTATAATTCGATGAATGGACAAACAATTCGGGAGGCGTTATGTGGATTAAAATTATGGCAACTATTTTTGGTGTTTTAACGATTCTTGCTGCTGGGATAGGTTTATTAGGTTCCACAGATAAATACATGAGTCACATGATGTTTTTTCTGGGAGCATCGATTTTATCGTTGGGGTTAGATGAAGCTTTTAACGAAAAAAAATCTTTAAATGGTGTAGTCTATGGTGTTTTTTCGATTATGATTTTTATAGTTCTAATTTAAAGAAACGGTGTAGAAATCCCTAGCTTGTATGGCTAGGGATTTACATTTGTTCTTGGACGTGTATTTTGCATTTTTAAAAAGACATTAGTAATAAGTTTCGAAAATATTAAGATGACACAATATAAAAGAAAAATATAAACATAATTCATTCCTTTATGTAAAATAAAAAAGCCAAAATGTACGAGTAACGGTTTAAATATAAAGGACAATACAATAGACAGAGCAATCGAATAAACATAATAATTTTTCTTGTGGTTAATCGTCCACTGATATACGAGCATAAATAAAACTGGAATAAGTGTCGCATCTAAAGCTAGGTTTCCAGGAATAAACGGAATTAACTCAAAGGGATAACTAAAAAATCCTTGTCTTACACCACTTACATTTATATAACTAAACCATACATGAATGTTCATACCATAAAAACCAAGGAGCAACATATTTTTTCGATCGATTAAAAAATATAACGCAATGAGAGGGATAATAAACATTAATAAGACAACTTTAAATCCCCATGTGTTCATATGAGAATAAAGCGTCCAGTATTCAACTTGAGATTGAGTCAGTTTCTCTGTCAGTGTCGTTAATTTTTCTAAAGCTTCTACTTGCTTTTCTGATGAGAACATCGATTCGTCCTGCCTTTTTTATTTTTTGTATGAAGGGAACCTCGAAGTTAATATGTGCATAGAAATTCAAAATAATGACAGTTTTCTGTAGGTGTGGGACAGGGAATTTGTGGAAGGGGAAAGTGCTACCATTATGGTGGCTTTTTTTCTTTACAAAATAATATATCGTAGTATACGATATAATTAGGAGGGTTGATGTGAGTGTGAAAGATTCAATTTATCATATAAATGACAATTGGACAGATATTTATCACCTACTTCATTATGTTCACGAAGAAAACCTATCGCACCAAGCGGTAAGGTTAATGCAAAACATAGACAAAAGACAAGAAACAACGGTAGGAGATTTAGCTACATATTTAGGTGTTACTCCTAATACGGCATCTGAACATGTAAAAAGGTTGATAAATAAGGGATTCGTTTCAAAAGTAAGGAGTACAGAAGATGAACGGAAGGTTTATGTCGTATTGACAAAAGTCGGAAGCGAAATGTTGAGAAGACACACGATGTTAGATGAGCAAAAGTTAGGAAAAGTGTTAGAAAACCTAACTGCATCGGATATCGAGATGATAAATAAAGCATTCTCACTTTTAAGTAAGGAGGCGAAGAAGTGTTTTTTCTAACAAAAGTACTAGTTTCGGCAATTATAATCGGGGTTGTTACTGAAGTTGCTAGGATTTTTCCAAAGTATGGAGGAATTATCGCTGCATTACCGTTAGTCAGTCTACTAAGTTTAGTGTGGCTTCATGTCCAAGGGGAACAAGCAAGCAATATGAGTACATTTGCATTCGGGGTTTTATGGGGATTCCCAGCGACAGCATTGTTACTAACGATTGTTGTCATTTGCTTGAAAGCTTCGTTATCCTTATATGTATCCATTGGGTTAGGTGTTGGCGGCTGGTTGATTTGTTTAACAGTGCAAAATTTTTTCGTTAAAAAAATATTAGTTTTGTTTTGAAATGAGCGGTTCTATTATTGAAGCGCTTTTTTGTTTGGAAAATAAGGGGATTATTCATTGATATATAAAGTTAGACTGTATAATATAACATTAAAGTTGAACTATATAGTTTAACTGTATAAAAGTAACGGAGGATGTTATGAATCGAAATAAAAACCTACCATTAACGGAAACGACTTATTATATTCTGTTAGCGTTATTACAGCCTGCTCACGGCTATATTATCATGCAAAAAGTAGAAGAATTAAGTAAAAATCAAGTGAAAATTGCAGCGGGGACTCTTTATGGTGCTATTGAAAATTTGCTGAAGCAGCAACTTATACAATCGGTAAAAAGTGAGGATAAGCGCCGAAAAACATACGTCATTACTGACAAAGGCAAAGAAGTTTTGCAATATGACTGTACTAGAATGGAGCATCTGATTTTCATCACGAAGCAGCTATTAAAAGAGGAGGAGTGATCATGAGAAAATTTAAGTTTTTCTTAAACTTAGAGAAGGAAGAACAGTGGCTAAGTGATATGGAAAAAAAAGGGTATCGAATAGTGGATACTTCTTTCGGATATAAGTTCCGATCTACTGATCCAGAAGAGGTAACAATTAAAAGTGATTATCGAAAGTTTAAGTCGCAAGAAGATTTCATTGATTATTGTACACTATTTGAAGATAGTGGTTGGAAGCATATAGCGGGGAAGAAGAACTCGGGCCATCAATACTTTAAAAAAGTAGGCGAGAGTCATGATGACATTTTCTCTGACGGTTTATCAAAAGCAGGAAAATTTAAACGGATGTCTAATGATTTTCTTCATCTGTCCATAGGGTATTTACCCATACTCCTTGTATTATTGATGACGGGTATAATTGATATAAGAGCATTTGTGAATCCTAAACATTTATATTTAACCCCTAGCTTATGGGAAATGACGGGATCTTCATTTTGGTTTGCTTTTCTATTTGAAACACCTTTTGCATTTTTGAGAGCTGTTCTTTGGTCGTTTTTACCAATTTTAATTATCGGGGCACTAATTTATGCGTTCCGGGCACAGCTTCAATATAAAAAAAGCATGAGCTAAAACCGTAACGGACATCTGTTCCGTTATTCCGCTAAAAAACATAGATTTAAGAATGCTATCGGTCATGTGTTCCGCTATTTACCTAAAAAGCACCGATCCTCAGTGCTGAAAGGGAATATAGCGGAACGTATGTCCGATAAGTTTTATAAAAGGTGGTTTTTTCAATGAATAACGGAACAGATGTCCGTTAGCTTCAAAGACAACACCACCAACACCACACAACCCGACTATTCTTCGGGTTCTTTAATCGTCACTTGGTTTTCTTTTTGGTGATAGGTAAAGAAAGTGTCAACGAGATGGTCGAGGTGTTGAAGTTTTTCCTCATACTCAATAATGTGAGTTAAAATTGGGAGAATATGAAGCCATTGTGCACGGTCGACTTCTTTATATTCATATAATTCAAGAAAGTATTCGGTTAGTTCTTCTTTTCCTTCTTGGATTTCCGTTAGCATTTCATCGTTTGCTTGATGTGTCACTTTGCCTGAGTAGCGCAGCAAAATCCGGTCATGATAGGCTGTTAACCGTTCTAATTGCAAGCGAATGAGCGTAGGAAGTTTTTCAGGCATTTGATAAAGTTCATATTCTCGACGTTCTAAATTTTTTAATAAAAACAATGCCTTTTTCGTTGTCGCAATCATTTGACGGAACAAGACAACTTTACGGGCTTTACTATAGCGGTTTTTCATAAAGTAATTGCGTTCTTCTTTATAAAGCAAGTATAAGTTTTCAAGTTTCACCATGGATTCATTAATGGCGGTGATTTCTTTTTTTAAGGCACTATGGTTTGCATCTTTTCGCATAAACAATGTAATCCACTGATTAATATGTTCACTTTTGTTGACGATTTTTAAATATAACTTTGTTTCATATCGTGGTGGCAAAAAGAACAAATTCACAAGAAACGCCGATAAAACACCAATAATAATTAAGACGAAGCGAAGCGCGGCGAACTCAATAAAGTTTTCCGATGGACTTTCCATAATGACGATGATGGTGACAATGGCAAGTGGGATTGTCGAAGGCTCTAATTTAAGCCGCATAATAATCGCAATCGCAATCACGACAACAACACCGACGACAAATGGCTCGTGACCAAATGTCAGGACAAAAATAACAGCTAATACAGCACCGAGTACATTGGCTTGAACTTGTTCCAAAATGGTTTGCACACTGCGATAAATCGATGGCTGAATCGCAAACATGGCAGCTAATGCCGCAAACATCGGTGGTTCTAAGCCAGCCAAAATTGCAACATATAAGGCAACCATAATGGCAATCCCCGTTTTGAAAATTCGAGCACCAAGTTTCATGAATAAAAATTCCTTTCAATCTGTAGTGGAGGATAGTATACCAACGTCGTAATATACACCTTAATACCCTTTTATGCAAGAGGTAAAAGCAATAAAAGTAAAAAGATGATAAGACAAACCATTATATGTATCGACGACTTTAAAGATGACAGCATCTTCTCATTTATTGTATCAAAAAAGAGCGTTGAAATAACGCCCTATCAAGCTCCATACATGTCAAAAAATGTACGTTTGCTTAACCAATAGCAAAAAAGAAAGATGACAATATAAATAGGAAATGAATAAAAAGATCTCCAATGTATTGGTTCATATAACCCAATGAATTCGAAAAACGGTTCTCCGACAAAAGAACTCAAGGCAGCAAATAAAAATGCTTTTATAAAAGGTGAATATTCAGGTTTAAATTCAAGGAGTCCGATAATAACAACAGGTAGAAGTGCCCAGTCCCAAGGTAAATAGGCAGGGAGCCAAGGAAGAACTTCATAATAATATATCCATAGGCCGAATTGTGTCCCGATTGTATCTAAAAAGGAAGCTAGAATGGTGATGAAAAACGCGACAAACAACATCCGGTGTCTACTGTTTTTATTATGAAATAAAATCCAAACAATCCATGGAATGATCGATAACGTGACTCCGAACCACCACTCTGTTGTAAAAACAACATGTTCTACCCAAGCCTCCATCTTTAATGAATGGATGTCATGTAAAGATTCATAAATGTGATGATTGATTTCTCTATATTTTTCGTAAGTAGTCATGTGTTGGTGTCCTATCTATTTGGAGTAAATATTTATATGGTTTCCCATTTGGAAAAAAGTATGAAATGAAGGATTGTGTTATGGGACGTAAACAGTTAAAATTTAACATGATGGAGATAGAGTGAAAGGGGAAAATGGTTGAAAATGTGGATGAACTTGTAATGATTAGAAATTGGATAAGTTTTTTTAAACTCTCGTTTGCGAGGGTTATTTGACTATCAATTATCATTCAAGGACTGCATGACTAGGCTAAAAAAACCTGTCACTTCGTAAAGAATTGTGCATAGGAATTGTATATCTCCTTTTACCCAAACTTGTGCGTCCTCAATTTGGAGGAATGTTTAATGAACCACATAAAAGACAAAGTGGCGATAATTACTGGAGTAAGCCGTCAAAAAGGGATAGGTGCAGCGATTGCGAAACAATTAGCTAGTTGCGGCTATCATATTTTTTTCACTTATTGGACGGATTATGATAAAGAAATGCCTTGGAGTATTGATGTAAACGAACCAGTACAAATAAAAGAAGAGTTGTTACAACATGGTGTGAATGTTGGATGTATGGAATTGGATTTAACAGAACTTGATGCACCATGCCAGTTGCTGAAAAATGTAACAGAACAATTCGGGGAGCCTGACATATTAATTAATAATGCCGCGTACTCTACGAATAATGATTATTCTTTTATTACTGCTGAAGAATTAGACAAACATTACGTTGTCAATATACGTGCGACAACGATGCTAAGCAGTTTATTTGCTAGAGGATTTACAAAAAAATCAGGTGGAAGAATTGTGAATCTTACTTCAGGACAATTTCAAAGACCGATGCCTGGAGAATTAGCCTATGCGACAACAAAAGGGGCTATCGATGCTCTGACGATGACATTAGCTGCAGAAGTTGCTCCATTAGGGATCACTGTTAATGCAATAAATCCTGGTCCAACCGATACCGGATGGATGACAGAGGAAATCAAACAGCACTTAACACCGATGTTTCCATTTGGGCGAATCGGTGAACCGAGTGATGTGGCAAAATTAATAAAATTTTTGGTCAGTGACGAAGCCGCGTGGATTACAGGACAAATTATCCATTCTGAAGGTGGATTTCAGCGATAATATAGGAAAAAGGCTCTTTTGCTAGAGCCTTTTTTTTTGCGCTAAACAATCCGAACGTTCAAATAGTATTAAACTCAACGTTCGGGTCATTTCCAATTTGTTATACGGTTTTTGAATTCTAATTAATCTTTTTTACCAATGGTTGTAGCCAAAGCTAAAAATATATATGGGTATGTTAACAAGTTTAATTCAAGGAAGCCATAATTAGAAAATATTAACTGGTCAGTTGAGTGACCATCTTGAAAATATCCCCCTCCAACCATATATATACCAACAAGTAAATAAACGATAATTGATATACATTGTAAACCAATCCCTATTATACTTAACTTCACTTTAAAAAAACTTATGGCTAATATGGGTATATATATAAGTCCTAAAAATAACAATAAGATGAAAATGTATATTGGTTCGTAAAAATATATGCTAGAACTACCTAAATCCAAATTAATCAACCTCCTTTAGGTCTATTCAATGGTCATCTAGTCCCATTCCAACCACTCTATTAAATTATTCGTAATATACCATTTGTTTTAATTTTATACAATATTTTTCTAATGCATAAGAGTAATAGAATAATGAATCTCATAGTTATCTATTTTGTAAACGAATTTATTTATTTTTGGTTGTATACAGATAGTAGAGAAATTTTTAATTGGAAAAACAGTCCCCAAGTTGTGAGGGCTGTTATTTATATTTATGCAAACAGTTTGCGGACAAAGATATCATCCACAGTGATGTTACGCCTTTGCTGTAACTCCCGCGCTGCTCGAGCCGTAAGAGGTCCAAGTAGACCGTCGACAGCAACGTCTAAAGAACGATGTACAGCTTTTACATCATCCCCGCTTTTTTATTTGAATTAGGAGCATCGTTGTGTTCATTTTTTTATGGTAAATTTGTATAGTAGAGGGAGGAAGATTTTTCTATTTGAAAATATTGGAGGTAAGACATGAATGATTGGTTCATTTTGCTTTTGCTTTTCGTATGTGGCGGACTAGCTCAACTAATTTCTGCAAAAGTTATTCAGAATCGAAAGAAACAAGCGTATGTATCTGTCGTAATTTGGCTTGCGATCACGCTTAGTTGCGTTATCTTGTGGACAGTTCGATAAAATGAAATTCCGTTCGGACATCTATTCCGCTGATATGAACAAAACTGTCAAGTTCCCCCCACTTTTTTACGTTTTTGGGCAACTTTAATAAAAGAACCTTGTTGCTTCTTTTTTTAGATTAACCAATCTGGTTAGACTATTTCCTTCGACCTTAACAACTCCCACTCAATTGGACGATAGGTTGTCAAGCGCTTTCCTTGACGAGCTATCGTCCAATTGAGATGCTGTAAAGAAGAGAAGGAAGGGTAAGCACACGGCACGAAGGCAAAATATTTTTAACACCGGTTGGCATTCTGATATACGTGGATTCACACAATTTATAATCCGTCTAGAGGCCTTTCACTAACTATTTACGTGCATTCACCTTGTAGAAGGCTAGCACAAGCGGAACTCGTGAATTATCCTCAACGGTTTTTTACTTTGCCTTCGAGCCCTACTCTTATCCTTATTGGGCAAGTTACTTACTATTAGTTTTTATATTTATGAAATCCTAATGTCAATGGGTTCTAACAATGAAAAACCTAGTTACCTCCGGCAACTTATTTTAGGTGTATCTTCTATCTCTTGTGCAATAGCCCAAATAAATCCTGCTAATTCTCTGGCAACAGCTGCGATGGCTGTTTTGCTTGATTTCCCACGTGACAATAAACGGAAGAATTTTTTGTGTAACCTTTGTTGAGCTTTCCAGGATATCGATTGAACAGACCCTGGTTGTCCATCTTGTCTTTTTTTTAATCGATCTCTAACTGCTGGTTGATATCGATAACTCCATGCGGACTCTACTAGTAATCGACGAACATGAGCATTTCCTGTTTTTGTGAGACTTCCTTGCTTGCGAATTCCACCACTAGAGCTTTCACTTGGAATGAGCCCAGTATAGGCCATGAGTTGTTTTGGACTCCTAAAACGTTTGAATGATCCGATTTCTGCCACTAAACTTGTTGCTGTAATTGTCGCTACCCCACGCAAGCATTGAAGCGCTTGAATCATTGGGGCGTGAACGCCTTCTGTTGCCTGTACTTCTATTTCAGCTTCTAATCGTTTTAGTCGCTGTTCTACTTCCTGTAGGTTCTGTAGATATTCTTGAAAAGCTATTCGTAGAGTAGAATATTCGAATTTTAGTGTATGAATCCATTCCCGATATTTAGAAGACCAATTTCTCCCCACTCCTTCCGGAGGGCGAATGTTATAGCGAAGAAGGAGTTTGGTAATGCGATGCTTGACTCGTAATTCATCTTCTTTCGCATCTTCTCGTGCTCGCACTAAATCACGTAAAGCTTCATCTTCTTTAGTCGGTATATAAATAGATGTCAACTCTCCTGCTCGAAATAGCTGTGCCAAACGAATGGCGTCTCTCTTGTCCGTTTTAACACGGTCTCCTGGTCTCTGAGGGATAAGGCCTGGCGCAATCACTTCGCACTCAATTCCTAAGGTTAACAAGAAGCGATAGATTGGATAGCCCGTAGGACCAGCTTCATAACAGACTTTTAAGTCTTCAGGATTTCCTAACGTTTTCATTAATTTTCGAATAGCCTCTGGAGTATTTGGAATCTCCCCACGATACCATGGCTTTTCTCTACCTGGGTATGCAATTGCAACTGCAATATTTTCCTTAGACACGTCTAAACCTACATATTTTGTGTTATCATTCATAGTAATGGCTCCTTTTCGTAATGTAGCTCTGATTTTGGTTTTTTACTTTTCCAGTAAACATTCTAACCAAATTAATCTACGATTTACGAGTAAGGGGCCAGTTTTGTTCATGATAACTATTTTCATAAAAACATAAGGTTTTCAATTTCTATCGGACATCTGTTCCGTTAATTCAGCAAAATTCACTACAAATACTGCTGATAAGGCTAAATAGCGGAACAGATGTCCGTACGGTTTTCAAAAAAGGCGATTTTAGTGAATATAACGGAACAAATGTCCGAACAGGAGTAAGAGGAGGGAAGAGAACATGTTGAAAACAGAACAAAAGAATAAAATCACCGCGATAATTGAAAAATCATTTCGAACCGAAGTACAAAAAAATGAAAACATTAA
It contains:
- a CDS encoding FtsW/RodA/SpoVE family cell cycle protein; the encoded protein is MKSSSPYEEFLNNVTSRVKASEAHGMIKKELTSHLVQLSQSFQKLDMTKEEADEKALEEMGNPFTIGDNLNQLHRPKMDWVLILLYTIIAVISFLPILNLDEETIILSTSTLIIKQLSLFTIGLLIIVMFLFFDYRRLQKWWGLFYTSGIVLLLVTLVFGSTTMGALKWLTIGGFKISITPISFFLFFLAFSGLCYKVNDITSWKKQMSYFGLICFPIFLYFMLPDFFATVIYFFCVASLFAFAQLNKKIIWRLGLATGTMFILIFVYIFGYANFDTSRGGMFFVNRFLAIFTYLNPDASPGSPDYLYIITREFLSQAGWFGNGYSDNFLLLPESHTDFVFPYLVYTFGWAFGIFLCLLLLFFILRICFHAFKTNDLYGRLLVVGGASLFIIPTYWNILMSLGFLPIVGVYLPFISYGGSVIITYSTILGLILSVYRRKDIVAPTIVARG
- a CDS encoding PadR family transcriptional regulator gives rise to the protein MSDPFRDLKQSMKQSVFNNMSFPEERKAAVKEMIRSKQLQKLSSWKEETLVALLDSLQHHEKDGYDISTYLISRNELSFQKREGQLYTLLHLLENKGVLTSKWTEEKKYYALTKKGKKLLATYKEHSSVSQVSLSHLLEEASSR
- a CDS encoding sigma-70 family RNA polymerase sigma factor — protein: MNELEQVAVTTESIDKEVMIDHLINEYSDGLLHLVYTYVKNRTTAEDLTQEIILKCYEKSHQFHQHSSLKTWAYRIAINHCKDYVKSWHYRKITLNEKIIHALPSKSKNIEEEVIAKSEEDNVTKAVMRLPIKYREIVFLHYYEELSLVEISNVSGVNLNTIKTRLKRAKELLKNEMKKEAY
- a CDS encoding peptidase E; its protein translation is MRKGQIIAFGGGGFSMEPENPLLDEYILRQSNVDNPKICFLPTASGDSKDYISRFYSFFEKQPCQPSHLSLFNPPTRDIEKFLLDKDIIYVGGGNTKNLLALWKEWSIDSILKKVWEEGGVLAGISAGSICWFEEGVTDSFGDGLEPMKCLGFLKGSNCPHYDGELERRQAFQSFVLSRKMKAGIATDDGVAVHFIGEEMKKIVSSRPHAKAYWVENDSNKIETILVPVFLGDKDI
- a CDS encoding CBO0543 family protein; protein product: MFSSEKQVEALEKLTTLTEKLTQSQVEYWTLYSHMNTWGFKVVLLMFIIPLIALYFLIDRKNMLLLGFYGMNIHVWFSYINVSGVRQGFFSYPFELIPFIPGNLALDATLIPVLFMLVYQWTINHKKNYYVYSIALSIVLSFIFKPLLVHFGFFILHKGMNYVYIFLLYCVILIFSKLITNVFLKMQNTRPRTNVNP
- a CDS encoding MarR family transcriptional regulator — translated: MSVKDSIYHINDNWTDIYHLLHYVHEENLSHQAVRLMQNIDKRQETTVGDLATYLGVTPNTASEHVKRLINKGFVSKVRSTEDERKVYVVLTKVGSEMLRRHTMLDEQKLGKVLENLTASDIEMINKAFSLLSKEAKKCFF
- a CDS encoding DUF3147 family protein, with protein sequence MFFLTKVLVSAIIIGVVTEVARIFPKYGGIIAALPLVSLLSLVWLHVQGEQASNMSTFAFGVLWGFPATALLLTIVVICLKASLSLYVSIGLGVGGWLICLTVQNFFVKKILVLF
- a CDS encoding helix-turn-helix transcriptional regulator produces the protein MNRNKNLPLTETTYYILLALLQPAHGYIIMQKVEELSKNQVKIAAGTLYGAIENLLKQQLIQSVKSEDKRRKTYVITDKGKEVLQYDCTRMEHLIFITKQLLKEEE
- a CDS encoding DUF2812 domain-containing protein, producing MMRKFKFFLNLEKEEQWLSDMEKKGYRIVDTSFGYKFRSTDPEEVTIKSDYRKFKSQEDFIDYCTLFEDSGWKHIAGKKNSGHQYFKKVGESHDDIFSDGLSKAGKFKRMSNDFLHLSIGYLPILLVLLMTGIIDIRAFVNPKHLYLTPSLWEMTGSSFWFAFLFETPFAFLRAVLWSFLPILIIGALIYAFRAQLQYKKSMS
- a CDS encoding aromatic acid exporter family protein, which encodes MKLGARIFKTGIAIMVALYVAILAGLEPPMFAALAAMFAIQPSIYRSVQTILEQVQANVLGAVLAVIFVLTFGHEPFVVGVVVVIAIAIIMRLKLEPSTIPLAIVTIIVIMESPSENFIEFAALRFVLIIIGVLSAFLVNLFFLPPRYETKLYLKIVNKSEHINQWITLFMRKDANHSALKKEITAINESMVKLENLYLLYKEERNYFMKNRYSKARKVVLFRQMIATTKKALFLLKNLERREYELYQMPEKLPTLIRLQLERLTAYHDRILLRYSGKVTHQANDEMLTEIQEGKEELTEYFLELYEYKEVDRAQWLHILPILTHIIEYEEKLQHLDHLVDTFFTYHQKENQVTIKEPEE
- a CDS encoding CBO0543 family protein — protein: MTTYEKYREINHHIYESLHDIHSLKMEAWVEHVVFTTEWWFGVTLSIIPWIVWILFHNKNSRHRMLFVAFFITILASFLDTIGTQFGLWIYYYEVLPWLPAYLPWDWALLPVVIIGLLEFKPEYSPFIKAFLFAALSSFVGEPFFEFIGLYEPIHWRSFYSFPIYIVIFLFCYWLSKRTFFDMYGA
- a CDS encoding SDR family oxidoreductase; amino-acid sequence: MNHIKDKVAIITGVSRQKGIGAAIAKQLASCGYHIFFTYWTDYDKEMPWSIDVNEPVQIKEELLQHGVNVGCMELDLTELDAPCQLLKNVTEQFGEPDILINNAAYSTNNDYSFITAEELDKHYVVNIRATTMLSSLFARGFTKKSGGRIVNLTSGQFQRPMPGELAYATTKGAIDALTMTLAAEVAPLGITVNAINPGPTDTGWMTEEIKQHLTPMFPFGRIGEPSDVAKLIKFLVSDEAAWITGQIIHSEGGFQR
- a CDS encoding IS110 family transposase; protein product: MNDNTKYVGLDVSKENIAVAIAYPGREKPWYRGEIPNTPEAIRKLMKTLGNPEDLKVCYEAGPTGYPIYRFLLTLGIECEVIAPGLIPQRPGDRVKTDKRDAIRLAQLFRAGELTSIYIPTKEDEALRDLVRAREDAKEDELRVKHRITKLLLRYNIRPPEGVGRNWSSKYREWIHTLKFEYSTLRIAFQEYLQNLQEVEQRLKRLEAEIEVQATEGVHAPMIQALQCLRGVATITATSLVAEIGSFKRFRSPKQLMAYTGLIPSESSSGGIRKQGSLTKTGNAHVRRLLVESAWSYRYQPAVRDRLKKRQDGQPGSVQSISWKAQQRLHKKFFRLLSRGKSSKTAIAAVARELAGFIWAIAQEIEDTPKISCRR